DNA sequence from the Cucurbita pepo subsp. pepo cultivar mu-cu-16 chromosome LG06, ASM280686v2, whole genome shotgun sequence genome:
CCCATTGTTCATAATACCAGAATTATCATCATATGAACAGAACAATACagaattttcttcaaattccaagttcaaaatttccagctcttcttcttcttcaactgtAGCTGAAAAATCCGAGCTCACAGATCCATTTCCATGGCTTCCACCGCCGACGCCATTGTTTCTGATCAAAATCCAATCTCCATCGTCCCCTTCCAAATCCCAATCGCACGACAAATTACCAGCCAAACTTCTAATCCTCTCAGCCGGACAATCCTCCAACGAAGCTTGATGCGTTACCTTCAATGGTGTCTTCGAATCCTCTATTGAATCCCAAAAGCTTTGATCCAAAACACACCTCGGAGAAGAGTTCATAGTTTTCATCCACGAAGATTCAATTTCCGACTCGGAATCAAATCCCTGAAGAAACGGATGCTCAAGAAGCTGTTTCGCAGTCCATCTTTCTTTCGGGACTTTTATCAAACACTTAGCGACAAAATCCCTCGCCCTCTCCGATAACCACCGTGGAGCCTCTGGCAACTCGCCGGTAAATCCAATCCGATACAACGCCGACACCGGATCCTTTATATCCGCCCACGGATGTTTGCCAGTAGCCATTTCAATGACTGTACATCCAAAAGCCCAAATATCCGCCGGAAACCCCTGTTCTTCACCTCTCGCAACCTCCGGCGCCATAAACGCCGGCGAACCAGAAAAATCCCTAACTCCATTTCCAGAAACTCCATCCACAAATTTCGCACAACCTAGATCGGCGATTTTTAAACCTGCATCACTCATTAACAGATTCCGGCTCTTGATATCGCAATGCGCCAATCCATTACCGTGAAGGTACTCCAATCCTTTCAAAATCTGGCGCGAAAACACTCGGAT
Encoded proteins:
- the LOC111797415 gene encoding mitogen-activated protein kinase kinase kinase 18-like, whose translation is MVWTRGPAVGRGSSATVYLATDASSGHHFAVKSTDLSSSALLQKEHALLSRLSSPYLINCLGFDIETETFKLPVFNLFMEYLPEGTLWDAIQRNGGRMEESTIRVFSRQILKGLEYLHGNGLAHCDIKSRNLLMSDAGLKIADLGCAKFVDGVSGNGVRDFSGSPAFMAPEVARGEEQGFPADIWAFGCTVIEMATGKHPWADIKDPVSALYRIGFTGELPEAPRWLSERARDFVAKCLIKVPKERWTAKQLLEHPFLQGFDSESEIESSWMKTMNSSPRCVLDQSFWDSIEDSKTPLKVTHQASLEDCPAERIRSLAGNLSCDWDLEGDDGDWILIRNNGVGGGSHGNGSVSSDFSATVEEEEELEILNLEFEENSVLFCSYDDNSGIMNNGRGGLETEIGRFGGKKCNCSSLMQFDLLVPHDLHLLLSHCLKIHGFDQRKSVFKPIPTILQRFNLPNRISFHLLIESNNSKLKFISESRIFYISFDIEKSTITLKPLIRDIVGLDQYI